The Etheostoma cragini isolate CJK2018 chromosome 5, CSU_Ecrag_1.0, whole genome shotgun sequence genome contains a region encoding:
- the si:dkey-15h8.17 gene encoding uncharacterized protein si:dkey-15h8.17: protein MSVTALPNRPWYTNFRVDWDRMPTGIRTAALSLTRPTPTDRREMVKAVVDQMREHDLNPSRAVCHNIVRDIIREHPRSFADVDRNGEFVGDGCSSLLLQIKTRVEYKNRNNPLSRRRRKRRSNSEGRTLSRGPVDQYGCVRWEPSDLPSGETEVTLEDVRRQMVTMHSEEGMAGAERAVKLLERTYTIQRRYLNMTPPPAISDVKKQWPFLFAQRGMFSHFLHLTDISIVAKLTEAMERKGNTILKLCHKLNKNAGVEEVLANYEPNTADDKAVCVILLLLAYFKEPRDAIILQADPFSTAADVQRTLTLPSTPRLILSGDVRKPRAWMLSIEGQVVMGPHAKFINGIAAVFASYYNFNLQYPEEAACTLEFIQRCFLGINPASGSKAEKARGGINPHVCTLLRKLMDLEWMST from the exons ATGTCTGTAACCGCTCTCCCCAACAGACCATGGTATACCAACTTCAGAGTCGACTGGGATAGGATGCCAACAGGGATCAGAACAGCAGCACTCAGTCTCACAAGACCAACGCCGACTGACAGAAGAGAGATGGTGAAGGCTGTGGTGGATCAGATGCGCGAGCATGATCTTAATCCATCAAGAGCCGTTTGCCACAACATTGTTCGAGATATCATTAGAGAGCATCCAAGAAGTTTTGCTGATGTTGATCGAAATGGAGAGTTCGTGGGAGATGGCTGTAGCTCACTCCtcttgcaaataaaaacaagagtGGAGTATAAGAACCGCAACAACCCACTTTCACGGCGCAGACGAAAGAGAAGGTCCAACTCTGAGGGAAGAACCCTGTCAAGAGGCCCAGTTGACCAGTACGGCTGTGTCAGGTGGGAACCTTCAGACCTCCCGTCAGGGGAAACGGAGGTGACACTTGAGGATGTAAGGAGGCAAATGGTAACCATGCATTCAGAGGAGGGGATGGCCGGGGCAGAACGAGCAGTGAAGTTGCTTGAAAGAACATACACAATACAACGGCGATACCTTAACATGACGCCGCCACCAGCCATATcggatgtaaaaaaacaatggccTTTTCTGTTTGCTCAGAGAGGCATGTTCTCCCACTTCCTTCACCTAACAGACATCTCCATTGTTGCCAAACTAACAGAGGCTATGGAGCGAAAAGGAAACACAATCCTAAAGCTCTGCCATAAACTCAACAAGAACGCAGGTGTTGAAGAGGTCCTCGCCAACTATGAACCTAACACGGCCGACGACAAGGCTGTGTGCGTAATACTTCTCCTGCTGGCTTACTTTAAAGAACCAAGGGATGCGATTATCCTTCAGGCCGAC CCGTTTTCCACAGCTGCCGATGTCCAGAGGACCCTCACCTTACCCAGCACCCCTCGCTTGATCCTATCAG GGGACGTAAGGAAGCCGAGAGCCTGGATGCTTTCAATAGAAGGACAAGTGGTAATGGGACCCCATGCTAAGTTTATAAACGGGATTGCTGCTGTCTTCGCAAGTTACTACAACTTCAACTTACAGTATCCTGAGGAGGCTGCATGCACCCTAGAGTTTATCCAAAG atgttttttgggCATAAACCCGGCGAGTGGCTCCAAGGCGGAGAAGGCCCGTGGAGGTATCAATCCACACGTGTGCACCCTCTTGAGGAAATTAATGGACCTTGAGTGGATGTCCACGTag
- the ccdc84 gene encoding coiled-coil domain-containing protein 84: MGAYYCAICRQTTFTGKGHIFGKNHQSRLRVVLLKFLDKVKEARRTLKKPQVEKFDCTQHKQTFWCYCCGLEIDRNVTDGNVTVLYGGLLEHMATSEHRKNTHKFWWDNKADAKFRDKVVITEEETERFKAEVEKALESFVEKEDEFITQQADHIRAQEKHRQEVLQSLLEREAESEFNGPNGTEMSAENAVSSQFASQGSEQLAGSSFVKSMVKAARAATGQGLTFIGYQDSSNSGNVHTGAVPPWLQDDPLEGTSGAAAHLEIGPSLQEFLKQKAQEKLKKLPSNRVGANFDHSSHTDANWLPSFGRVWNSGRRWQSRHQFRQEEGQSNRQKRKREHGADGSKKAKTTVKQLTNSDNH; encoded by the exons ATGGGAGCATATTACTGTGCTATATGTAGGCAAACGACATTCACTGGAAAGGGACACATCTTCGGAAAAAATCACCAAAGCAGACTTAGAGTCGTCCTTCTTAAATTTTTAGATAAG GTAAAAGAAGCTCGCCGAACACTTAAAAAACCCCAAGTAGAGAAGTTTGACTGCACCCAGCACAAGCAGACATTCTGGTGCTACTGCTGTGGGCTTGAAATCGACAGAAATGTTACAGACGGCAACGTGACTGTGCTGTACGGAGGCTTGTTAGAACACATGGCCAC CTCAGAACACAGGAAGAATACTCACAAGTTCTGGTGGGACAATAAGGCCGATGCCAAGTTTAGAGACAAGGTCGTCATCACAGAGGAGGAAACTGAAAG atttaaaGCTGAGGTGGAAAAAGCATTGGAATCATTTGTGGAGAAGGAAGATGAATTCATAACACAG CAAGCTGATCACATCCGGGCGCAGGAGAAGCATCGTCAAGAGGTTCTTCAGTCTCTTTTAGAG CGTGAAGCAGAGTCGGAGTTCAACGGACCCAACGGCACGGAAATGTCTGCTGAGAATGCTGTCAG CTCTCAGTTTGCATCTCAAGGATCAGAGCAGCTGGCAGGGAGCAGCTTTGTCAAGTCAATGGTCAAAGCAGCGCGAGCTGCAACAGGACAAGGCCTGACTTTCATTGGCTATCAG GATTCGTCAAACAGTGGAAATGTTCATACAG GTGCCGTCCCTCCTTGGCTCCAGGACGACCCTCTGGAGGGAACCTCTGGAGCTGCAGCTCATCTGGAGATCGGTCCATCGCTCCAAGAGTTCCTCAAACAGA aGGCGCAGGAGAAGCTGAAGAAGCTTCCCTCGAACAGAGTGGGCGCCAACTTTGATCACAGCTCGCATACTGATGCCAACTGGCTTCCCTCCTTTGGAAGAGTGTGGAACAGTGGCCGGCGCTGGCAGTCCAG GCACCAATTCAGACAAGAGGAAGGGCAGAGCAacagacagaagaggaagagggagcaCGGTGCAGACGGgtcaaagaaagcaaaaacaactgtcaaacagctgacaaattcTGACAACCATTAA